The following are from one region of the Synechococcus sp. CBW1108 genome:
- the aspS gene encoding aspartate--tRNA ligase — translation MRSHGCGDLRQDASGQAVELCGWVDRSRDHGGVIFVDLRDRSGSVQITVDPDNGAAMFAVAEHLRNETVIQVAGTVRQRPADAINDKLATGQVEVMAASITVLNAVKGNLPFPVSLHDEENTREELRLRHRYLDLRRERMARNLRLRHRTVQAMRRFLEEAGFIEVETPVLTRSTPEGARDYLVPSRVCGGEWFALPQSPQLFKQLLMVGGIERYYQVARCFRDEDLRADRQPEFTQLDMEMSFMGQEQILELNEALIASIWQAVKGIELPRPFPRLSWHEAMARYGTDRPDTRYGLELCDVSDLVKDMGFKVFSGAVAAGGAVKCIAVPGGNEAISNVRIKPGGDVFSEAQKAGAGGLAFIRVREGGEIDTIGAIKDNLPDDKKAELLARSGATPGTLLLFGAGDTATVNKALDRVRQFLARELGLVQGERQNDQWNFLWVVDFPMFEFNAGENRLEALHHPFCAPNAADLGADPAAWAETLPTARAQAYDLVLNGLELGGGSLRIHDSALQRQVLQTIGLPLEEAERQFGFLMEALDMGAPPHGGLAYGVDRIVMLLAGEDSIRDTIAFPKTQQARCLMTQAPAGVADKQLEELHVASTWTEEEG, via the coding sequence ATGCGCAGCCACGGATGCGGCGACCTGCGCCAAGACGCCAGCGGTCAGGCCGTAGAGCTGTGCGGCTGGGTAGACCGCAGCCGTGACCATGGCGGTGTGATTTTTGTCGACCTGCGTGACCGCAGCGGCAGCGTGCAGATCACCGTCGATCCCGACAACGGCGCCGCAATGTTCGCCGTAGCGGAGCACCTGCGCAACGAAACGGTGATCCAGGTGGCCGGCACCGTGCGCCAGCGCCCCGCCGACGCCATCAACGACAAGCTGGCCACCGGCCAGGTGGAAGTGATGGCGGCCTCCATCACCGTGCTCAATGCCGTCAAGGGCAACCTGCCTTTCCCGGTGTCGCTGCACGACGAGGAGAACACCCGCGAGGAGCTGCGCCTGCGCCACCGCTACCTCGACCTGCGCCGCGAGCGCATGGCCCGCAACCTGCGCCTGCGCCACCGCACCGTGCAGGCCATGCGCCGCTTCCTGGAAGAGGCCGGCTTCATCGAGGTGGAAACCCCGGTGCTCACCCGCTCCACCCCCGAGGGCGCCCGCGACTACCTGGTGCCCAGTCGGGTGTGCGGTGGCGAGTGGTTCGCCCTGCCCCAGTCACCCCAGCTGTTCAAACAGCTGCTGATGGTGGGCGGCATCGAGCGCTATTACCAGGTGGCCCGCTGCTTCCGCGATGAAGATCTGCGGGCCGATCGCCAGCCGGAATTCACCCAGCTGGATATGGAGATGAGCTTCATGGGCCAGGAGCAGATCCTGGAGCTCAACGAAGCCCTGATCGCCAGCATCTGGCAGGCCGTCAAGGGCATCGAGCTGCCGCGCCCCTTCCCGCGGCTCAGCTGGCATGAGGCCATGGCGCGCTACGGCACCGACCGGCCCGACACCCGCTACGGCCTGGAGCTGTGCGATGTCTCCGACCTGGTCAAAGACATGGGCTTCAAGGTGTTTTCAGGGGCGGTGGCCGCCGGCGGCGCGGTGAAGTGCATCGCCGTGCCCGGCGGCAACGAGGCGATCAGCAACGTGCGCATCAAGCCCGGCGGCGATGTGTTCAGCGAGGCCCAGAAGGCCGGGGCCGGCGGCCTGGCCTTCATCCGCGTACGCGAGGGCGGCGAGATCGACACGATCGGAGCCATCAAGGACAACCTCCCAGACGACAAAAAAGCCGAGCTGCTGGCCCGCAGCGGCGCCACACCCGGCACCCTGCTGCTGTTCGGCGCAGGCGACACCGCCACGGTGAATAAGGCCCTCGATCGGGTGCGCCAGTTTCTGGCCAGGGAGCTGGGCCTGGTGCAGGGCGAGCGGCAGAACGACCAGTGGAACTTCCTCTGGGTGGTGGACTTCCCGATGTTCGAGTTCAACGCCGGCGAAAACCGGCTCGAAGCCCTGCACCACCCCTTCTGCGCCCCCAACGCCGCAGACCTTGGGGCAGATCCGGCCGCCTGGGCCGAAACGCTGCCCACGGCCCGCGCCCAGGCCTACGACCTGGTGCTCAACGGCCTGGAGCTAGGCGGCGGCTCCCTGCGCATCCACGATTCGGCCCTGCAGCGCCAGGTGCTGCAGACCATCGGCCTGCCCCTGGAGGAAGCAGAGCGCCAGTTTGGCTTCCTGATGGAGGCCCTCGATATGGGCGCCCCGCCCCACGGCGGCCTGGCCTACGGCGTGGACCGGATCGTGATGCTGCTGGCGGGCGAGGATTCGATCCGCGACACGATCGCCTTCCCCAAAACCCAGCAGGCCCGCTGCCTGATGACCCAGGCCCCGGCCGGGGTGGCCGACAAGCAACTGGAGGAGCTGCATGTGGCGAGCACCTGGACGGAGGAGGAGGGGTGA
- a CDS encoding MlaD family protein translates to MKRDSWIFSSITFVLLGATLVAFALEQGWISWWQRPLRITMVAKSAKSLSPGMEVKLSGLTVGRLKTLSIADDARIIGKLDVDPSYANFIGPSSVLRVDQEGLIGDSFISITPDLSKTKPKELNRASDSTLELPLDPALDTRELLIGLAQTRMRLDATIANAGKVFASDVPITLSSMRQGAGFFSDLAKALQKETEDTAPVVRETLQSGQAGVNQLGAAGVSVIVTSEELRGLIQTLKAMFDR, encoded by the coding sequence ATGAAGCGAGATAGTTGGATTTTTAGCTCCATTACCTTTGTGCTCCTCGGCGCCACATTGGTGGCGTTCGCCCTGGAGCAGGGCTGGATTTCCTGGTGGCAAAGGCCATTGCGGATCACCATGGTGGCTAAATCGGCGAAATCCTTGAGCCCTGGCATGGAGGTCAAATTGTCTGGCCTGACTGTTGGTCGGCTCAAGACCCTCTCGATAGCAGACGATGCCCGTATAATTGGAAAACTTGATGTGGACCCAAGCTATGCAAATTTTATCGGCCCATCCAGCGTTTTGAGGGTGGATCAGGAGGGGCTTATTGGGGATTCCTTTATTTCCATAACGCCAGATTTATCTAAGACGAAGCCTAAAGAGCTGAATCGGGCAAGTGATTCAACGCTTGAGCTTCCTCTCGATCCTGCACTTGATACAAGGGAATTGTTGATAGGCCTGGCGCAAACGCGTATGCGGCTTGATGCAACAATTGCCAATGCGGGTAAGGTCTTTGCCAGTGATGTCCCGATCACATTGAGTTCCATGCGTCAAGGGGCGGGATTTTTTTCTGATCTGGCCAAGGCTCTTCAAAAGGAGACCGAAGATACAGCGCCTGTGGTGCGAGAAACTTTGCAGAGTGGCCAAGCAGGTGTCAATCAGCTTGGCGCAGCCGGCGTGAGTGTCATAGTTACAAGCGAGGAATTGCGTGGTCTAATTCAGACACTCAAGGCCATGTTTGATCGGTAG
- a CDS encoding Dps family protein: MASNPAAPTGAPPIDIGIPEAQRLQIAAGLGQVLADSTVLYAKTHGFHWNVTGPMFNTLHLMFMEQYTELWMALDAIAERIRALGCPAPYGGATYAGISSIPETAGVPGALAMVRELVEGHEAVARTIRSVFATADGANDQPTADLLTQRLQIHEKTAWMLRSLLEA, from the coding sequence ATGGCCTCCAATCCAGCCGCTCCCACCGGCGCCCCCCCGATCGACATCGGCATCCCGGAAGCCCAGCGCCTCCAGATCGCCGCGGGGCTGGGCCAGGTGCTGGCCGACAGCACCGTGCTGTACGCCAAGACCCACGGCTTCCACTGGAACGTGACCGGGCCGATGTTCAACACCCTGCACCTGATGTTCATGGAGCAGTACACCGAACTCTGGATGGCCTTAGACGCCATCGCCGAGCGCATCCGCGCCCTTGGCTGCCCAGCCCCCTACGGCGGCGCCACCTATGCGGGCATCTCCTCAATTCCCGAAACTGCAGGCGTGCCCGGTGCCCTGGCCATGGTGCGCGAGCTGGTGGAGGGCCACGAAGCGGTGGCCCGCACGATCCGCAGCGTGTTTGCCACCGCCGATGGCGCCAACGACCAGCCCACCGCCGACCTGCTCACCCAGCGGCTGCAGATCCACGAGAAGACCGCCTGGATGCTGCGCAGCCTGCTGGAGGCCTGA
- a CDS encoding CTP synthase produces MAKFVFVTGGVVSSIGKGIVAASLGRLLKSRGYSVSILKLDPYLNVDPGTMSPYQHGEVFVTEDGAETDLDLGHYERFTDTAMSRLNSVTTGSIYQAVINKERRGDYNGGTVQVIPHITGEIRERIHRVAANSNADVVIGEIGGTVGDIESLPFLEAIREFRGDVGRHDIAYVHVTLLPFIGTSGELKTKPTQHSVKELRSIGIQPDLLVCRSDRPVSEELRRKIGGFCGVPQRAVIQALDADSIYAVPLAMEQEGLCSEVLDVLQLSNGPSDMGRWQELVTKLRHPGPAVKVALVGKYVQLNDAYLSVVEALRHACLDRDASLDLHWVCAEQLETQGAEALLAGMDAVVVPGGFGNRGVDGKVAAIRWAREERVPFLGLCLGMQCAVIEWARNQAGLEGATSAELDGESPHPVIHLLPEQQDVVDLGGTMRLGVYPCRLAAGTMAQRLYGDEVVYERHRHRYEFNNAYRSLFTEAGYTISGTSPDNRLVELIELPSHPFFTACQYHPEFLSRPGKPHPLFRGLIEAAQQRAAQVAFAQPLQA; encoded by the coding sequence ATGGCCAAGTTTGTTTTCGTCACCGGCGGGGTGGTCTCCAGCATCGGCAAGGGCATCGTGGCCGCCAGCCTCGGGCGCCTGCTCAAGAGCCGCGGCTACAGCGTTTCGATCCTCAAGCTCGACCCCTACCTGAATGTGGATCCGGGCACGATGAGCCCGTATCAGCACGGCGAGGTGTTCGTCACCGAAGACGGCGCCGAAACAGATCTGGATCTGGGCCACTACGAGCGCTTCACCGACACGGCCATGTCGCGGCTCAACAGCGTCACCACCGGCTCGATCTACCAGGCGGTGATCAACAAGGAGCGGCGCGGCGACTACAACGGCGGCACCGTGCAGGTGATCCCCCACATCACCGGCGAAATCCGCGAGCGCATCCACCGGGTGGCCGCCAACAGCAATGCCGACGTGGTGATCGGCGAAATCGGCGGCACGGTGGGCGACATCGAATCCCTGCCCTTCCTGGAGGCGATCCGGGAATTCCGCGGCGACGTGGGCCGCCACGACATCGCCTACGTGCATGTCACCCTGCTGCCCTTCATCGGCACCTCAGGCGAGCTCAAGACCAAACCCACCCAGCACTCGGTGAAGGAGCTGCGCTCGATCGGCATCCAGCCCGATCTGCTGGTGTGCCGCAGCGACCGGCCGGTGAGCGAAGAGCTGCGGCGCAAAATCGGCGGCTTCTGCGGCGTGCCCCAGCGGGCAGTGATCCAGGCCCTCGATGCCGACAGCATCTATGCGGTGCCCCTGGCGATGGAGCAGGAGGGCCTCTGCAGCGAGGTGCTCGACGTGCTGCAGCTCAGCAACGGCCCAAGCGACATGGGGCGCTGGCAGGAGCTGGTGACCAAACTGCGTCACCCCGGCCCGGCCGTGAAGGTGGCCCTGGTGGGCAAGTACGTGCAGCTCAACGACGCCTACCTGTCTGTGGTGGAGGCCCTGCGCCACGCCTGCCTGGATCGGGACGCCTCGCTGGATCTGCACTGGGTCTGCGCCGAACAGCTCGAAACCCAGGGGGCCGAAGCGCTGCTGGCGGGCATGGATGCGGTGGTGGTGCCGGGCGGCTTCGGCAACCGGGGCGTGGACGGCAAGGTGGCGGCGATCCGCTGGGCGCGGGAAGAGCGGGTGCCCTTCCTGGGCCTATGCCTGGGCATGCAGTGCGCCGTGATCGAGTGGGCCCGCAACCAGGCGGGTCTGGAGGGAGCCACCAGCGCCGAGCTGGATGGGGAGTCGCCCCACCCGGTGATCCACCTACTGCCCGAGCAGCAGGACGTGGTGGATCTGGGCGGCACGATGCGCCTGGGCGTCTACCCCTGCCGCCTGGCAGCCGGCACCATGGCCCAGAGGCTCTATGGCGACGAAGTGGTGTATGAGCGCCACCGCCATCGCTACGAATTCAATAACGCCTACCGCAGCCTTTTCACCGAAGCGGGATACACCATCAGCGGCACATCACCGGATAACCGGCTGGTGGAATTGATCGAGCTGCCAAGCCACCCTTTCTTCACCGCCTGCCAATACCACCCTGAATTCCTCTCCCGCCCCGGCAAGCCCCACCCCCTCTTCCGGGGATTGATCGAGGCGGCCCAGCAGCGGGCCGCCCAGGTGGCTTTCGCGCAACCGCTTCAAGCCTGA
- a CDS encoding 7-carboxy-7-deazaguanine synthase QueE — translation MTPAPQPPTPNPNPPPAPPSQALPVVETFHSLQGEGIHAGRSAFFIRLAGCGVGCSWCDTKHSWAAAPHPLRPLAELAAEAASAAAAGAAFVVVTGGEPLHHELSALCAALASSGLPLHLETSGVDPLSGRFDWITLSPKAHRPPTTELLASCHELKVVVHGAGDLAFAEAMAAAAAAAGNQPALLLQPGWDSQSGQALATAHVLRHPQWRLSLQSHKWLGLR, via the coding sequence TTGACCCCTGCGCCCCAGCCACCGACACCCAATCCGAATCCACCACCGGCACCGCCCAGCCAGGCCCTGCCGGTGGTGGAAACCTTCCACTCCCTGCAGGGGGAAGGGATCCACGCCGGCCGCAGCGCCTTCTTCATCCGCCTGGCGGGCTGCGGCGTGGGCTGCAGCTGGTGCGACACCAAGCATTCCTGGGCCGCGGCGCCCCACCCCCTGCGCCCACTGGCCGAGCTGGCCGCCGAAGCCGCCTCAGCTGCAGCAGCAGGGGCCGCCTTTGTGGTTGTCACCGGCGGCGAACCCCTGCATCACGAGCTCTCCGCCCTCTGCGCCGCCCTCGCCAGCAGCGGCCTGCCCCTGCATCTGGAGACCAGCGGCGTCGATCCCCTGAGCGGCCGCTTCGACTGGATCACCCTCTCACCCAAAGCCCACCGGCCGCCCACAACCGAGCTGCTGGCGAGCTGCCACGAACTCAAGGTGGTGGTGCACGGGGCCGGCGATCTGGCCTTCGCCGAAGCCATGGCGGCAGCGGCCGCCGCCGCTGGCAACCAGCCAGCGCTGCTGCTGCAGCCGGGCTGGGACTCGCAGAGCGGCCAGGCCCTGGCCACGGCCCACGTGCTGCGGCATCCCCAATGGCGGCTCAGTCTCCAGAGCCACAAGTGGCTGGGGCTGCGCTGA
- a CDS encoding ecotin family protein — protein sequence MVRVRFQAWVAVAMLLGGSAAAIPRLDLSSHPKPAAGDRRWVIQLPGVLPPQADPALSTNPADWRVQLIVGQMVELDCNRQTFGGKLRPVKPAQPGGPLLYRVTDVGQLASTRMACPPDQPRRRAFVPMAGKAFVVPYNASQPIVVDAPRPLELRWRLWKAEVQERPARLQ from the coding sequence ATGGTGCGCGTTCGCTTTCAGGCCTGGGTTGCAGTGGCCATGCTGCTTGGGGGCTCCGCAGCCGCGATCCCCCGGCTCGATCTCTCGAGCCATCCCAAACCCGCCGCCGGCGATCGCCGCTGGGTGATCCAGCTGCCGGGGGTGCTGCCTCCCCAGGCCGATCCGGCGCTGTCAACCAACCCCGCCGACTGGCGGGTCCAGCTGATCGTGGGCCAGATGGTGGAGCTCGATTGCAACCGGCAGACCTTCGGCGGCAAGCTGCGGCCCGTGAAGCCCGCCCAGCCGGGCGGCCCCCTGCTCTATCGGGTCACCGATGTGGGGCAGCTGGCCTCCACCCGCATGGCCTGCCCGCCGGATCAGCCCCGGCGCCGCGCCTTTGTGCCGATGGCTGGCAAGGCCTTTGTGGTGCCCTACAACGCCAGCCAACCGATCGTGGTGGATGCGCCCCGGCCGCTGGAGCTGCGCTGGCGGCTGTGGAAGGCCGAGGTCCAGGAGCGGCCGGCCCGCCTGCAGTGA
- the queC gene encoding 7-cyano-7-deazaguanine synthase QueC, translating into MAIGRLREDVHLYNLPKRLANQTLAPVSIPHQPTGRRSTARQPTAIALLSGGLDSATAAALAIEAGYRVIGLSLDYGQRHRRELQAAAELAPLLGLAEHHTIAVNLAAWGGSALTDTAIAVPSAGVEAGIIPSTYVPGRNTVFIALALSLAEARGAQKLVLGVNAVDYSGYPDCRPDYLEAFQTLAELASKAGREGRAAQLWAPLVSWSKTRIVQEARRLGVPIERTWSCYEGGERPCGVCDSCRIRDAALLAAGV; encoded by the coding sequence ATGGCCATCGGTCGCCTCAGGGAGGATGTACATCTGTACAACCTCCCGAAGCGGCTCGCGAATCAGACCCTCGCCCCCGTGTCCATCCCCCACCAACCCACCGGCCGCCGATCCACTGCTCGCCAGCCGACCGCGATCGCCCTGCTCTCCGGCGGCCTGGATTCAGCCACCGCCGCGGCCCTGGCGATCGAAGCCGGTTATCGGGTGATCGGGCTGTCGCTGGATTACGGCCAGCGCCATCGCCGCGAACTGCAGGCCGCCGCCGAACTCGCCCCGCTCCTGGGACTGGCTGAACACCACACCATCGCCGTCAACCTGGCCGCCTGGGGTGGCTCCGCCCTCACCGACACCGCCATCGCCGTACCCAGCGCCGGGGTTGAGGCGGGCATAATCCCGAGCACCTACGTGCCGGGACGCAACACCGTGTTCATCGCCTTGGCGCTGAGCCTGGCTGAGGCCCGCGGCGCCCAGAAGCTGGTGCTGGGCGTAAATGCTGTCGACTACTCCGGCTACCCCGACTGCCGCCCCGACTACCTCGAAGCCTTCCAGACCCTGGCTGAGCTGGCCAGCAAGGCCGGCCGCGAAGGCCGCGCGGCCCAGCTCTGGGCACCCCTGGTGAGCTGGAGCAAAACCCGGATCGTGCAGGAGGCCCGGCGGCTGGGCGTGCCGATCGAGCGCACCTGGAGCTGCTACGAGGGTGGCGAGCGGCCCTGCGGCGTGTGCGACAGCTGCCGCATTCGCGATGCCGCCCTGCTGGCAGCCGGGGTATGA
- a CDS encoding anthranilate synthase component I family protein, whose product MSPPRHREPLHHPLPWRDPWPLVQALAAELGREGLVWLDSDGSAQGPCSRLGLAPLEQRICRGLPGEARARDPFALLADLAAGGGHWMGWLSYEAGAWVEPAPHWQSPDMALLWAARHDPVLVFDHGSQQQWLEGQDPGRLSSFAALLERLDLGTAPASQPPAAIAPASWHWHTPPERFADQVEQVLAWIASGDLFQANLTACCEQQLANPADPLELYGRLRRSCAAPFGGLAVAGAAAAGEAVLSASPERFLRLDGTGQVETRPIKGTRPRHQHPDADADAAADLVTSAKDRAENVMIVDLLRNDLGRVCLPGSIQVPQLVGLESYRQVHHLTSVVRGQLGDGLSAIDLLRACWPGGSITGAPKIRACQRLHGLEPVPRGPYCGSLFRLGADGQFDSSILIRSLLLRGQRLRAHAGCGIVADSDPAAEAEELGWKLQPLLEALA is encoded by the coding sequence ATGAGCCCGCCCCGCCACCGCGAGCCCCTGCATCACCCCCTGCCCTGGCGGGATCCCTGGCCCCTGGTGCAAGCCCTGGCGGCCGAGCTGGGCAGGGAGGGTCTGGTGTGGCTCGATAGCGATGGCAGCGCCCAGGGCCCCTGCAGCCGCCTCGGCCTGGCGCCCCTAGAGCAGCGCATCTGCCGCGGCCTGCCGGGGGAGGCCCGAGCCAGGGATCCATTTGCGCTGCTGGCCGATCTGGCGGCGGGCGGCGGCCATTGGATGGGCTGGCTCAGCTACGAAGCCGGGGCCTGGGTGGAGCCCGCACCCCATTGGCAGTCGCCCGACATGGCCCTGCTCTGGGCCGCCCGCCACGACCCGGTGCTGGTGTTTGACCATGGCAGCCAGCAGCAGTGGCTCGAGGGTCAAGATCCAGGGCGGCTGAGCAGCTTCGCTGCCCTGTTGGAGCGGCTTGATCTAGGCACCGCGCCTGCGAGCCAACCGCCGGCCGCGATCGCGCCAGCCTCCTGGCACTGGCACACGCCCCCCGAGCGCTTCGCCGATCAGGTGGAGCAAGTGTTGGCCTGGATCGCCAGCGGCGATCTTTTCCAAGCCAATCTCACCGCCTGCTGCGAGCAGCAACTGGCGAACCCCGCCGATCCCCTGGAGCTCTACGGCCGCCTGCGCCGCAGCTGCGCCGCACCCTTCGGTGGCCTGGCGGTCGCCGGAGCGGCAGCGGCTGGTGAGGCGGTGCTCTCGGCCTCCCCGGAACGGTTCCTGCGGCTGGATGGAACGGGGCAGGTGGAAACGCGGCCGATCAAGGGCACCCGGCCCCGCCACCAGCACCCCGACGCCGATGCCGACGCCGCCGCCGACCTGGTCACCAGTGCCAAGGACCGGGCTGAGAATGTGATGATCGTTGACCTGCTGCGCAACGACCTGGGGCGGGTGTGCCTGCCGGGCTCGATCCAGGTGCCCCAACTGGTGGGGCTGGAAAGTTATCGCCAGGTGCACCACCTCACCTCAGTAGTGCGGGGCCAGCTGGGCGATGGGCTGAGCGCCATTGACCTGCTGCGGGCCTGCTGGCCGGGGGGCTCGATCACCGGGGCCCCAAAAATCCGGGCCTGCCAGCGGCTGCACGGCCTGGAGCCGGTACCCCGGGGCCCCTACTGCGGCTCCCTGTTCCGGCTGGGGGCCGACGGGCAGTTCGACAGCAGCATCCTGATCCGCTCGCTGCTGCTGCGGGGCCAGCGGCTACGGGCCCACGCCGGCTGCGGCATCGTGGCCGACTCCGATCCCGCCGCCGAAGCCGAGGAGCTGGGCTGGAAACTGCAACCGCTGCTGGAGGCCCTGGCGTGA
- a CDS encoding aminotransferase class IV — translation MNRPQPMAAAIAWLGDGSGHGCWGSPADLAIPLDDRGLLLADGLFETVLVEAGRAWLLAEHLERWQGSAALLGLPPPPGAATVEGLLGAATARSGIGTALGSSGALRLNWSRGSSDRSSTSRGIDLAGNDEPRFWLQLSAIEPCFAPLRVIVSPTETRSATSLLSRCKSFAYGASIQARRQARAAGADDALLPSSAGGLCCGTTANLLVWRGDSWITPPLSSGCLPGVMRRRALERGLVAEAVIGEQDLLGAGAAWLINSLGCRPISHLGAVPLASSGQQPGQQPEKFWRQLLLPDRPCG, via the coding sequence GTGAATCGCCCCCAGCCCATGGCCGCCGCGATTGCCTGGCTGGGGGATGGCTCGGGGCATGGTTGCTGGGGTAGCCCCGCTGACCTGGCCATACCGCTCGACGATCGGGGCCTGCTGCTGGCCGACGGCCTGTTTGAAACGGTGCTGGTGGAGGCCGGCCGCGCCTGGCTGCTGGCGGAGCACCTGGAGCGCTGGCAGGGCTCGGCGGCCCTGCTGGGGCTGCCACCACCACCGGGGGCAGCGACCGTAGAGGGCCTGCTGGGCGCAGCCACCGCCCGCAGCGGCATCGGCACGGCCCTGGGCAGCAGCGGCGCCCTGCGGCTCAACTGGAGCCGGGGCAGCAGCGACCGGAGCAGCACCAGCCGGGGGATCGACCTGGCCGGCAACGACGAGCCCCGCTTCTGGCTGCAGCTCAGCGCCATCGAGCCCTGCTTCGCGCCGCTGCGGGTGATCGTCAGCCCCACCGAAACCCGCAGCGCCACCAGCCTGCTGAGCCGCTGCAAGAGCTTCGCCTATGGGGCCTCGATCCAGGCCCGCCGCCAGGCCCGCGCCGCCGGCGCCGACGATGCCCTGCTGCCCAGCTCAGCCGGCGGCCTCTGCTGCGGCACCACCGCCAACCTGCTGGTGTGGCGAGGGGACAGCTGGATCACCCCACCGCTGAGCAGCGGCTGCCTGCCGGGGGTGATGCGGCGGCGGGCCCTGGAGCGGGGGCTGGTGGCGGAGGCCGTGATCGGGGAACAGGATCTGCTCGGGGCTGGGGCGGCCTGGTTGATCAACAGCCTCGGCTGCCGGCCGATCAGCCACCTGGGCGCGGTGCCCCTGGCGAGCAGCGGCCAGCAGCCCGGCCAGCAGCCCGAAAAGTTCTGGCGCCAACTACTCCTGCCCGATCGCCCCTGCGGTTAG
- the urtE gene encoding urea ABC transporter ATP-binding subunit UrtE, whose product MTSTISRGEPATPHPPEGSDGHLLAIRGLNVYYGESHILRNVDLSIAPGQMACLIGLNGVGKTTLLKTIIGLLRQRSGSVQLEDKDLTSLLPHHRARAGIGYVPQGREIIPQLSVRENLLLGLEALPGGMGRHRHIDPLVFELFPVLEKFLARRGGDLSGGQQQQLAIARALLGKPRLLLLDEPTEGIQPSVVLDIQRAVSRIIRETGISVLLVEHHPSFVRQSDWYYAMQKGGIVASGAMADLSSEMIQRFLSV is encoded by the coding sequence ATGACCAGCACTATCTCCCGCGGTGAACCTGCCACCCCCCATCCCCCCGAGGGTAGTGATGGGCACCTACTCGCCATCCGTGGCCTCAACGTTTACTACGGCGAGAGCCACATTCTGCGCAACGTCGATCTCTCGATCGCGCCGGGCCAGATGGCCTGTCTGATCGGCCTCAACGGTGTCGGCAAGACCACCCTGCTTAAGACGATCATCGGCTTGCTGCGCCAGCGCAGTGGTTCGGTGCAGCTTGAGGACAAGGACCTGACGTCGCTACTGCCGCACCACCGGGCCCGGGCCGGCATCGGTTACGTGCCCCAGGGGCGAGAGATTATTCCCCAGCTCAGCGTGCGCGAAAACCTACTATTGGGCCTTGAAGCCCTGCCGGGGGGTATGGGTCGCCATCGCCATATCGACCCGCTGGTGTTTGAGCTGTTCCCCGTACTGGAGAAGTTTCTGGCCCGCCGTGGTGGCGACCTCTCCGGTGGTCAACAGCAGCAACTAGCCATCGCCCGAGCCCTGCTCGGCAAGCCCCGCCTGCTGCTGCTCGATGAACCCACCGAGGGCATCCAGCCATCGGTGGTGCTCGACATCCAGCGGGCCGTGAGCCGCATCATTCGGGAGACAGGTATTTCGGTGTTGCTGGTGGAGCATCACCCCAGCTTTGTGCGCCAATCCGACTGGTACTACGCCATGCAGAAGGGTGGAATTGTGGCCAGTGGCGCCATGGCAGATCTCAGTTCGGAGATGATCCAGCGATTCTTGAGCGTTTGA
- the urtD gene encoding urea ABC transporter ATP-binding protein UrtD, translating into MTALLELRQVSVSFDGFWALNDLNLSLIPGELRAVIGPNGAGKTTFLDVITGKVRPTKGDVFFRGRSLVGISEHRIARLGIGRKFQAPRVYHNLTPRRNLELAVKGSHSPFTLLFGSLSAAQRDRVQQLLAVVGLEVHASQQAGSLSHGQKQWLEIAMLLAQDPEVLLVDEPVAGLSDEETERTGELLRSLAGDHTVLVIEHDMDFIHELNCPVTVLHEGHVLCEGSMDEVQRDPRVIEVYLGVEDPA; encoded by the coding sequence ATGACTGCTCTGCTTGAACTGCGCCAAGTGAGTGTCAGCTTTGATGGCTTCTGGGCGCTCAATGACCTCAATCTCTCCCTCATTCCCGGCGAACTGCGGGCCGTTATCGGCCCCAACGGCGCTGGCAAGACCACCTTCCTCGATGTGATCACCGGGAAGGTGAGGCCTACCAAGGGGGATGTGTTTTTCCGGGGTCGCTCGCTGGTGGGCATTAGCGAGCACCGCATCGCCAGGCTCGGCATCGGCCGCAAGTTCCAGGCGCCGCGTGTCTATCACAACCTCACGCCACGGCGCAATCTTGAGTTGGCCGTCAAGGGCAGCCATTCGCCCTTCACCCTGCTGTTTGGCAGCCTCAGTGCCGCCCAGCGCGACCGAGTGCAGCAACTGCTCGCCGTTGTGGGCCTGGAAGTCCACGCCTCCCAGCAGGCCGGCAGCCTCTCCCACGGCCAGAAGCAGTGGCTGGAGATCGCCATGTTGCTGGCCCAGGATCCCGAGGTTCTACTGGTGGATGAGCCAGTCGCTGGGCTCTCCGATGAGGAGACCGAGCGCACCGGAGAGCTGTTGCGCAGCCTCGCCGGTGATCACACCGTGCTGGTGATCGAGCACGACATGGACTTCATCCACGAACTCAATTGCCCAGTCACGGTGCTGCACGAGGGCCATGTGCTCTGCGAGGGCAGCATGGATGAGGTGCAGCGCGATCCTCGCGTTATCGAGGTGTACTTAGGAGTTGAGGACCCAGCATGA